The region CTGGAGCTTCCGCAGGACGCGCATGTCCTCGACGAAGAATTCTTCCTTGATCTCCACCTTGACGCGCATCTGGTCGATGAATTCCTCGGTGAAGAGTTCGATGACGTAGTTCTGGCCCACCTCCGGCAGACACATGAGAGCCTGCTCCACCTGCATGGGGTAGATGTTCACGCCCTTGATGATGAGCATGTCGTCGGCCCGGCCGGTGATCCGGTCGATGCGGCGGTGGGTCCGGCCGCAGGCGCATTCCCCGGGCAGGAAACGGGTCAGGTCGCGGGTGCGGTAACGCAGGATGGGCATGCCTTCGCGGGTCAGGGTGGTCATGACCAGTTCGCCCACCTCGCCCTCGGCCACGTGCTCGCCGGTCTCGGGGTCGACGATCTCCGCCAGATAGGAGTCCTCCCAGAGGTGCATACCGTTCTGGCGTTCGCATTCGAAGGCCACGCCCGGGCCGTTCATCTCGGAAAGGCCGTAGGAATTGTACGCCTTGAGGTGAAGCAACTCCTCCACGCGGCGGCGCACCTCCTCGGTGTGCGGCTCGGCGCCGATGAGCGCGATGCGCCATTTCAGGTTCGCCGGATCGATGCCCTCGGACTTGAGGAAGGCGCCGAAATACAGGGCGTAGGAGGGGATGATGTGCACGGCCGTGACGCCGAAGTCGCGGATGAGTTTGACCTGGCGCTTGGAGTTTCCGGCTCCGGCCGGGATGGTCAGGCAACCGAGCTTCTCGGCTCCGTAGTGGATGCCCAGGCCGCCGGTGAACAGACCGTAGCCGCTCATGTTCTGGAAGATGTCGCCCTTGCGCATTCCGGCGGAGTACATGCTGCGCGCCACCAGGTCGGCCCAGCGGTCCAGGTCGGCCTGGGTATAGAAGATGGCCGTGGGGGAACCGGTGGTGCCGGATGAGGCGTGCAGGCGCACGAACTGATCCAGCGGGCGGCAGAGCAGGCCGTGGGGATACTGGGCGCGCAGGTCGTTCTTGGTGGTGAAGGGAAGGCGGCGCACATCGTCCACGCTCCTGATGTCCTCGGGACGGACACCGGCCTTGGCGAGATGCTCCTTGTAGAACGGCGAATTACAGGCGTTTTCCACAACGGCCCGCAGACGCTCGGCCTGCAGGCGAAGCAGGTCCGCGCGGGGCAGGGTCTCCTCCGCAGTGTAGAACATGGATCCTCCCGACATGTTATTCGTAGGGCGACTCGGACGGATAGGGCGTGGCGCTCAGATTCTCGAACGCCGTGTATTTCTTCAGGAAGGCCAGCTCCACCTCGCCCACCGGGCCGTTGCGCTGCTTGCCGATGATGATTTCGGCGACGCCGGCCTTGGGGTTGTCGTCCTTCTTGTTGTAGAACTCGTCCCGGTACAGGAACACGATCACGTCGGCGTCCTGCTCGATGGCGCCGGATTCGCGCAGGTCCGAGAGCATGGGGCGCTTGTTCGTGCGTTCCTCGACCTTGCGGTTGAGCTGCGACAAGGCGATGACCGGGATGTTCAGCTCCTTCGCAAGAGCCTTCAAGTTCCGCGAAATATCAGAAATTTCCTGTTCGCGCGAGTCGATGTCCCGGCTGGAGCGCATGAGCTGGAGGTAGTCGATGACCACCAGACCGAGTTTGTGCTCGGCCTTGAGGCGACGGCAGCGGGCGCGCAGCTCCAGCGTGGACAGCGCCGGGGTGTCGTCGATGAAGATGGGCGCCTTGCCCAGCGTGTCTGCGGCGTCCTGGAGTTTGGCCCAATCCGCGTCCTCGATGAAACCGCTGCGCAGACGGGAAAGCTCGACCATGCCCTGGCAGGCCAGGAGGCGGGTCATGAGTTGTTCCATGCTCATTTCCAGGGAGAAGACCGCCGTGGGCACCTCGGACTTGACCGCCGCGCGCAGGGCCAGATTCAGGGCGAAGGCCGTCTTGCCCATGCTCGGACGACCGGCCACGATGATCAGGTCGGAGTTCTGCAGGCCGGAGGTCATCTCGTCGAAGCGCACGTAGGTCGTCGGGATGCCCGTGACCGCGGACTTGTTCTCGTAGCGCTGCTCGAGCTGGTCGAAGACCTTGTGCACCAGATCCTTGGAGGCCATGTAGGGGCTCTGGGCCTTGGCCTCCGCGATCTCGAATATTTGTTTTTCCGAGGCGTCCAGCAGGGCGTCCACATCCCGGGCTTCGTAGCATTCGGAGATGATTTCGCTGGAGACGTCGATGAGACGGCGCAGAATCGACTTGTCGCGTACAATGCGGGCATGGAACAGGGCGTTGGCCGCGCTTACCGGGGAATCGGCAAGCTCCGCCAGATATACCGGCCCCCCCACCTGGTCCAACTCGCCGGATTGCTTGAGCGCATCCGTGACCGTGACCAGATCGATGGGCCGGTTCAGATTATAGAGGTCGATGAAGCACTGGAAGATGGCCGCATGAGCCGGAGAATAGAAATCGTCGGGGCCGACGAGGTCGACCAGGGAGTTGAAGAGGCTGTTCTTCAAAAAGACGCCCCCCAGAACCGCCTGTTCGGCTTCCAGGTTCTGGGGGGGGACCTTGCGCAGGAGATCGGAGGA is a window of Desulfovibrio aminophilus DSM 12254 DNA encoding:
- a CDS encoding phenylacetate--CoA ligase family protein; its protein translation is MFYTAEETLPRADLLRLQAERLRAVVENACNSPFYKEHLAKAGVRPEDIRSVDDVRRLPFTTKNDLRAQYPHGLLCRPLDQFVRLHASSGTTGSPTAIFYTQADLDRWADLVARSMYSAGMRKGDIFQNMSGYGLFTGGLGIHYGAEKLGCLTIPAGAGNSKRQVKLIRDFGVTAVHIIPSYALYFGAFLKSEGIDPANLKWRIALIGAEPHTEEVRRRVEELLHLKAYNSYGLSEMNGPGVAFECERQNGMHLWEDSYLAEIVDPETGEHVAEGEVGELVMTTLTREGMPILRYRTRDLTRFLPGECACGRTHRRIDRITGRADDMLIIKGVNIYPMQVEQALMCLPEVGQNYVIELFTEEFIDQMRVKVEIKEEFFVEDMRVLRKLQKRIADRLRDELLITPRVELVQHDSIPKGEGKAKRVVDLRNA
- the dnaB gene encoding replicative DNA helicase; the protein is MNSRRKETTSRPRGRDRNPSGEAQPRASSDLLRKVPPQNLEAEQAVLGGVFLKNSLFNSLVDLVGPDDFYSPAHAAIFQCFIDLYNLNRPIDLVTVTDALKQSGELDQVGGPVYLAELADSPVSAANALFHARIVRDKSILRRLIDVSSEIISECYEARDVDALLDASEKQIFEIAEAKAQSPYMASKDLVHKVFDQLEQRYENKSAVTGIPTTYVRFDEMTSGLQNSDLIIVAGRPSMGKTAFALNLALRAAVKSEVPTAVFSLEMSMEQLMTRLLACQGMVELSRLRSGFIEDADWAKLQDAADTLGKAPIFIDDTPALSTLELRARCRRLKAEHKLGLVVIDYLQLMRSSRDIDSREQEISDISRNLKALAKELNIPVIALSQLNRKVEERTNKRPMLSDLRESGAIEQDADVIVFLYRDEFYNKKDDNPKAGVAEIIIGKQRNGPVGEVELAFLKKYTAFENLSATPYPSESPYE